A portion of the Corynebacterium ammoniagenes DSM 20306 genome contains these proteins:
- a CDS encoding DUF418 domain-containing protein: MADADHGSPRPSTSSPTPAPPTSSVKAQARMIVPDVARGLSLLGIAVANIPTAWLSLGAAETKFLGTINTGLDQVLAVLSTLFVHNRGLPLFTTLLGFGVGLIAMSLWRKHFPVQRARQVIVRRYFFLAVFGAIHLIFIFYGDIMFYYGLTGMIIGLMLTARDKILSIISYVLLGVISIFSLGLLVAALADGWDLSAMTDTSMGAVDTSTYGGVLAFNALSFLLNFASYPVYLLTYAPIMLIGFTWARRGVLSDVPSHRKELGTWAVIGIVFILVIGLPWGLAEIGVLPAEVGPIFATVNLFMGAITGPALLAMFALALQPFQAAANRGKQPPMWLKVPMALGKRSMSGYLIQSVAFFLICYPVAFGFAPASVSAQFILACAVWAASLLLAWILEITGIQGPFEKAHRRLSYGPTMQPGLKAPATSAS; the protein is encoded by the coding sequence ATGGCAGACGCTGACCACGGATCCCCACGACCTTCCACCTCTTCGCCCACCCCGGCTCCGCCGACCTCATCAGTAAAAGCTCAAGCACGCATGATTGTGCCCGATGTTGCGCGTGGACTCTCGCTTTTGGGAATTGCCGTTGCCAATATCCCCACCGCGTGGCTGAGTCTCGGCGCTGCTGAGACGAAGTTTTTAGGAACCATTAACACTGGCCTCGACCAGGTCCTGGCAGTGCTGTCTACCTTGTTCGTGCACAATCGTGGGCTGCCGCTTTTTACCACCCTGCTGGGTTTCGGTGTCGGTCTTATCGCCATGAGCTTATGGCGCAAGCACTTCCCTGTTCAGCGTGCCCGACAGGTCATTGTCCGCCGCTACTTCTTTCTCGCCGTCTTTGGTGCCATTCACCTGATCTTTATCTTCTACGGCGACATCATGTTCTACTACGGGCTGACCGGCATGATCATCGGATTAATGCTTACCGCGCGCGATAAAATCCTCAGCATCATTTCTTATGTCCTCCTCGGCGTGATTTCCATCTTCAGCCTGGGACTGTTGGTTGCCGCATTAGCCGACGGGTGGGATTTGAGCGCCATGACTGATACCAGCATGGGAGCCGTGGATACGAGTACGTACGGCGGCGTCTTGGCATTCAATGCCTTGTCTTTTCTGCTGAACTTTGCCAGCTACCCAGTGTATTTATTAACCTATGCGCCCATCATGCTCATTGGCTTTACGTGGGCACGTCGCGGGGTGCTTTCCGATGTCCCCTCGCACCGCAAAGAACTGGGGACCTGGGCTGTCATCGGCATAGTATTTATCCTGGTCATTGGCCTGCCGTGGGGTCTGGCAGAAATCGGGGTTCTTCCAGCTGAGGTAGGACCCATTTTCGCCACGGTGAATTTGTTTATGGGCGCTATCACCGGCCCGGCGCTGTTGGCTATGTTCGCACTTGCCTTGCAGCCATTCCAGGCCGCGGCGAATCGCGGTAAGCAGCCTCCGATGTGGTTGAAAGTGCCCATGGCTTTGGGCAAGCGTTCGATGAGCGGTTACCTCATTCAGTCCGTGGCGTTTTTCCTGATTTGCTATCCGGTAGCGTTTGGCTTTGCGCCAGCCAGTGTCAGCGCGCAATTTATTTTGGCATGCGCGGTCTGGGCAGCATCCCTGCTTCTTGCGTGGATATTAGAAATTACCGGGATACAAGGGCCTTTCGAAAAGGCGCATCGCCGCTTGTCGTATGGCCCGACGATGCAGCCAGGGCTCAAAGCGCCAGCCACCAGCGCCAGTTAA
- a CDS encoding adenylate/guanylate cyclase domain-containing protein gives MSRVMRGISWLMSTSWPIYAAIVLGTNIVGAVAIMTFVVFFLPMPEIQEFTRNFDNLFGLGAAYVIFAVIVGMAATILLFRPVWDWQRNPDAHDPNMVRNLVMRIPIYQAAVAALVWLIGIGITVAITSASDARLALVVGVSSTLAGMIVVLITYLQAERMVRPVAATALARRFEDSTLEPPIKQRLYLSWIMSTGVPLLGIVLVFVAQTSGLFTDNANDILPAVVALTLTAFGTGAMATAYSTMSVVDPIYELQDAINRVRRGERHVEVDIYDGSELGVLQAGFNEMMRGLHERQRLRDLFGRYVGDEVAQRALDERPELGGEDRKVAVLFIDVIGSTTFAVNNTPERVVEELNNFFEHVVEVVHRNKGIINKFQGDAALAIFGAPLNVYDSTSMALQAARELRHELRNLELQAGIGVASGHVVAGHIGGLDRFEYTVIGDAVNEAARLTELAKETPGRVLTNASTLKNANETEQARWTFMKSIELRGRRRMTQLARPIRATLADRAEL, from the coding sequence ATGAGCAGAGTCATGCGCGGTATTTCATGGTTGATGAGCACCTCGTGGCCCATCTATGCCGCGATAGTGCTGGGCACCAACATTGTTGGCGCGGTTGCGATCATGACTTTCGTGGTTTTCTTCCTCCCCATGCCGGAGATCCAAGAGTTCACCAGAAACTTCGACAACCTCTTTGGCCTAGGCGCAGCCTATGTCATCTTTGCCGTCATCGTCGGCATGGCTGCAACGATTTTGCTGTTTAGACCCGTGTGGGATTGGCAACGCAATCCAGATGCGCACGACCCGAATATGGTGCGCAACCTGGTCATGCGCATCCCGATCTATCAGGCAGCGGTTGCTGCCTTAGTATGGCTGATCGGAATCGGCATCACGGTGGCTATTACCTCCGCCTCCGATGCCAGACTTGCCCTGGTGGTGGGTGTCTCGTCCACGCTCGCCGGGATGATTGTCGTGCTCATTACCTATTTGCAGGCAGAGCGCATGGTGCGCCCCGTTGCTGCTACCGCGCTGGCGCGACGTTTTGAAGATTCCACCCTCGAGCCACCCATTAAACAGCGCCTGTACCTGTCGTGGATCATGTCCACCGGCGTGCCACTTTTGGGCATTGTTTTGGTATTCGTGGCACAAACCAGCGGGCTTTTTACCGACAACGCCAATGATATTTTGCCCGCGGTCGTCGCCCTGACTCTGACCGCCTTCGGCACTGGTGCCATGGCCACGGCGTACTCCACCATGAGCGTGGTGGATCCCATCTACGAGCTGCAAGATGCCATTAACCGTGTGCGCCGCGGCGAACGTCACGTGGAAGTAGATATCTACGATGGCTCGGAACTGGGTGTCCTGCAAGCCGGCTTCAATGAAATGATGCGCGGACTGCACGAACGCCAACGCCTGCGGGACCTCTTTGGACGCTATGTCGGCGATGAAGTCGCACAGCGCGCTCTAGATGAACGCCCCGAACTCGGCGGCGAAGACCGCAAGGTCGCCGTGCTATTTATTGACGTCATTGGCTCTACTACCTTCGCCGTAAACAACACCCCAGAGCGCGTTGTCGAAGAGCTCAACAACTTCTTTGAGCACGTCGTAGAAGTTGTCCACCGCAACAAGGGCATCATTAATAAGTTCCAAGGCGATGCCGCCCTGGCTATTTTCGGTGCTCCGCTCAATGTCTATGACTCCACCTCCATGGCGTTGCAAGCTGCCCGCGAACTACGCCACGAACTACGCAACCTAGAGCTTCAAGCCGGCATCGGCGTTGCGTCCGGACATGTGGTTGCTGGACACATCGGCGGGCTGGACCGCTTCGAATACACCGTCATTGGCGACGCCGTGAACGAAGCCGCCAGGTTAACCGAGCTGGCGAAAGAAACCCCGGGTCGGGTCCTAACCAATGCCTCAACATTGAAAAACGCCAATGAAACCGAACAAGCTCGCTGGACTTTCATGAAATCTATTGAGCTGCGCGGACGTCGCCGCATGACGCAATTGGCCCGTCCCATCCGTGCAACCTTGGCTGATCGCGCGGAGTTATAG
- a CDS encoding DNA polymerase III subunit delta', with product MGEVNEISLDRSSVAQRLADRPGVQQTILQAARAARGLPGADPRAMSHSWLFTGPPGSGRSHAALAFAAALMCTNVDDNGPDAELGCGQCDACRSVLETQSHVDLNFWTPQGLTIKVEEVRGVIKDAIALPTSAKYRVIIFDNADRLTAGASNALLKTVEEPSAQTIIIMCAPSADPQDFSQTLRSRCRHLYIPSPSVDYIVEQLVSEGASPNDAHLAALTSLQHVGRARRLVTNPDAQKRRAMAINLAEDVFHGSQAFQSTQALIKLVNDEAKSEGSEREEKEISDLEVAYGAGGKGKGTGRENRDLKSAVKRLNDQHKLRQTRRQRDYLDLVLVDLAGIYRDALMRKVGADVELTHPDFEGLADELAERVSEEGLLACQNAITNCREQMSHNVTQQIAFDGLVGRLRLACKTR from the coding sequence ATGGGTGAGGTGAATGAGATTTCTTTAGATCGCAGCTCAGTAGCGCAGCGTTTAGCCGATCGGCCTGGGGTGCAACAGACCATCTTGCAGGCTGCCCGCGCTGCCCGCGGTCTGCCCGGTGCGGATCCGCGCGCGATGAGCCATTCCTGGCTTTTTACCGGCCCACCCGGCTCAGGGCGCTCGCACGCGGCGCTCGCCTTTGCCGCAGCGTTGATGTGCACCAATGTCGATGACAACGGCCCAGATGCCGAGCTTGGCTGCGGGCAGTGCGATGCCTGCCGCTCGGTGCTGGAGACCCAATCGCACGTGGACCTGAATTTTTGGACGCCGCAGGGTTTGACCATCAAAGTCGAAGAAGTCCGCGGCGTTATTAAAGATGCCATTGCCCTGCCCACCAGCGCGAAATATCGCGTCATTATCTTTGACAACGCGGATCGCCTCACCGCTGGGGCCTCCAACGCGCTGTTGAAAACGGTGGAGGAGCCCTCCGCACAGACCATTATCATCATGTGCGCGCCGTCTGCGGACCCGCAGGACTTTTCCCAAACCCTGCGCTCGCGGTGCCGTCACCTCTATATCCCATCGCCGTCGGTGGACTACATCGTGGAGCAATTGGTCTCCGAGGGAGCATCGCCTAACGATGCCCACCTCGCCGCCCTAACCTCCCTTCAGCACGTTGGGCGTGCTCGTCGATTAGTTACTAACCCAGACGCACAAAAACGTCGTGCGATGGCTATCAACCTGGCCGAAGACGTCTTTCACGGCTCGCAAGCCTTCCAATCCACCCAAGCGCTGATCAAACTTGTCAACGACGAAGCCAAGTCCGAAGGATCCGAGCGGGAAGAAAAAGAGATTTCCGATCTGGAAGTCGCCTATGGCGCCGGCGGTAAAGGTAAAGGCACGGGTCGTGAAAACCGCGACCTGAAATCCGCAGTCAAGCGCTTAAATGACCAACACAAGCTGCGGCAGACTCGGCGCCAACGTGACTACTTGGATCTGGTTCTCGTGGACCTGGCGGGAATCTATCGTGATGCGTTGATGCGCAAAGTCGGCGCCGATGTGGAACTTACTCATCCCGACTTTGAAGGCTTGGCCGATGAATTAGCCGAGCGCGTCAGCGAAGAAGGACTATTGGCGTGCCAGAACGCGATTACTAACTGCCGTGAGCAAATGAGCCACAATGTCACCCAGCAAATCGCCTTCGATGGGCTGGTGGGACGGCTGCGTTTAGCGTGCAAAACCCGCTGA
- a CDS encoding helix-turn-helix domain-containing protein — translation MNEQTFPQVPKSLRFSTHGIVPDSRIQMWEGHNAKALIPLDIRTLDNRVLHATETNLHLPSVRMASVFGTSQIVERSESFIADNPTGVIAIFFATEGDAFFHHRGGHIPLKPGQAIIYDADRPFIRGFNHKFRELVLTIPRQRYFDIVGPQRPTLPVCFEFGATGNPGEQALARLVNTALRQIEHGNVQSVGSPDVPEKSWTEIEEEAFGLLRNVLGDGPSSGDGLIAAAKSHIELNIADRDLGPGQIAAAVGISERQLSRIFAEAGTTVGRYVLQQRLEFAQQALSAREQDMISVAEIGQRFGFSSPSHFSRTFRERFGMTPLQWRKGSQRQSLRH, via the coding sequence ATGAACGAACAAACTTTTCCGCAGGTGCCGAAATCCCTGCGGTTTAGCACGCACGGGATTGTGCCGGATAGTCGAATCCAGATGTGGGAAGGCCATAATGCCAAAGCGCTTATCCCGTTAGATATCCGCACCTTGGATAATCGCGTGTTGCATGCCACGGAGACGAACTTGCACCTGCCTTCGGTGCGGATGGCCAGCGTGTTTGGCACCTCCCAAATCGTGGAGCGTTCTGAGAGTTTCATTGCGGATAATCCCACGGGCGTTATTGCGATCTTTTTCGCTACCGAAGGTGATGCATTTTTCCATCACCGCGGCGGGCACATCCCCTTAAAGCCGGGACAAGCGATTATTTATGATGCCGATAGGCCGTTTATCCGCGGCTTTAACCACAAATTTCGGGAATTGGTGCTGACCATTCCCAGGCAGCGCTACTTTGACATCGTCGGCCCACAACGGCCAACGCTGCCCGTGTGCTTTGAGTTTGGAGCCACGGGAAATCCAGGTGAACAAGCGCTGGCGCGGTTGGTTAATACGGCGCTGCGACAGATAGAACACGGCAATGTGCAGTCGGTGGGTTCGCCAGATGTGCCGGAAAAGTCGTGGACGGAGATTGAAGAGGAAGCATTTGGGCTCCTGCGCAACGTTTTAGGAGATGGCCCAAGCAGTGGCGATGGTTTAATCGCTGCTGCCAAAAGTCATATTGAACTCAACATTGCTGATCGCGACCTGGGGCCTGGCCAAATTGCGGCAGCAGTGGGGATCAGTGAAAGGCAGTTGAGCCGCATTTTTGCGGAGGCGGGTACTACCGTGGGACGTTATGTCCTGCAGCAACGGCTCGAATTTGCCCAGCAAGCACTGTCAGCACGCGAGCAAGACATGATTTCGGTGGCGGAGATTGGACAACGCTTCGGGTTTTCCTCACCGAGTCATTTCAGCCGTACTTTCCGCGAACGCTTTGGAATGACGCCACTGCAGTGGCGTAAAGGGTCCCAGCGCCAGAGTCTGCGGCATTAA
- a CDS encoding FAD-dependent monooxygenase has translation MQFHYEGYSTGDPLQMRAEGSGLNRPDELPDVMDVLVVGAGPAGTIAAAQLSRFPNVTTRLVERSDRRLELANADGVHSRTIETFQAFGFAHEILAEAHEITDMAFWKPDSDNPSQIVRDTSTRELPQHISEFPMALLTQTRIIDHFNRFMKNAPTRMEPDYGYEFVGFTEAEAPDNVEYPITVTLRRTAGPNEGKEVVVRTKYLVGADGARSQVRKSLGYRLQGKQANHAWGVMDIHANTDFPDVRKKCTIKSDSGRTILLIPREGGYLFRLYVDLGEVPDDGSKAVRNTPLQEVIDTANEIMAPYTVDVKNVVWNSIYEVGHRVADHFDDRVSDKTTGECPRVFIAGDACHTHSAKAGQGMNVSMQDGFNLGWKLGHVASGNSPEELLQTYAEEREDIAYKLIEFDKNWSSLMAKPSSEMGSAQDLEDFYRANSEFNAGYMTHYEPSTITMDGRHQDLAQGYPIGRRFKSAMVGRVCDLIETHLGHQASADGRIRTYVFADADALSSKDSTLHQWAAWADKSLDPELVDAKVVYQTPHTEFDVSSVPDAFKPAVGVLGLTNLENSFGITADSDIFDQREISRDGVVVVVRPDQYVSGIFPLHDTAGLEDFLKAYFPQMTGAQQPETQSEAVLSSI, from the coding sequence ATGCAGTTTCACTACGAGGGATACAGCACCGGCGACCCATTGCAAATGCGTGCCGAAGGCAGTGGTCTCAACCGTCCCGACGAACTTCCAGATGTCATGGATGTACTCGTTGTGGGAGCCGGCCCTGCCGGAACAATTGCTGCGGCGCAGCTGTCGCGGTTTCCGAATGTGACCACGCGTCTTGTCGAACGCAGCGATCGCCGCTTGGAGTTGGCCAACGCCGACGGCGTGCACTCTCGCACAATTGAGACGTTCCAGGCCTTTGGTTTTGCCCATGAGATCTTGGCAGAAGCCCATGAGATCACCGATATGGCTTTTTGGAAACCAGATTCTGACAATCCCAGCCAAATCGTTCGTGATACCAGTACCCGCGAATTGCCGCAGCACATCAGTGAATTCCCCATGGCGCTGTTGACCCAGACTCGTATCATTGACCATTTCAATCGGTTTATGAAAAATGCTCCCACCCGAATGGAGCCGGACTACGGCTATGAATTCGTGGGCTTTACGGAAGCAGAAGCCCCAGACAACGTGGAATATCCAATTACGGTCACTCTGCGTCGAACTGCAGGCCCAAACGAGGGTAAAGAAGTAGTCGTGCGCACCAAGTACCTCGTGGGTGCAGACGGAGCGCGCAGCCAAGTTCGCAAGTCCTTGGGCTACCGACTGCAAGGCAAGCAGGCCAACCACGCGTGGGGCGTCATGGACATTCACGCAAACACAGACTTCCCGGATGTTCGCAAAAAGTGCACCATTAAGTCTGACTCCGGTCGCACCATCTTGCTCATCCCGCGTGAGGGAGGATACCTATTCCGCTTGTACGTGGACCTAGGCGAAGTCCCCGATGATGGCAGTAAGGCAGTGCGCAATACGCCACTGCAAGAGGTCATTGATACCGCCAATGAGATCATGGCCCCTTATACGGTGGACGTGAAAAACGTGGTGTGGAATTCCATCTACGAGGTCGGACACCGCGTTGCCGATCACTTCGACGATCGGGTCTCCGATAAGACGACAGGTGAGTGCCCACGTGTGTTCATAGCCGGCGATGCATGCCATACCCACAGTGCGAAGGCCGGGCAGGGCATGAACGTCTCCATGCAGGACGGCTTTAACCTGGGCTGGAAACTAGGCCACGTTGCCAGCGGGAACAGCCCGGAGGAGCTGTTACAGACGTATGCGGAAGAACGCGAAGATATCGCGTATAAGCTCATCGAATTCGACAAGAATTGGTCGTCTCTTATGGCCAAGCCCTCCAGTGAGATGGGCAGCGCGCAAGACTTGGAAGATTTCTACCGCGCCAACTCTGAGTTCAACGCTGGGTATATGACGCACTATGAACCATCAACAATCACCATGGATGGACGTCATCAAGACCTAGCCCAGGGATATCCCATTGGCCGACGCTTTAAATCAGCCATGGTGGGACGCGTGTGTGATCTCATTGAAACCCACCTGGGCCACCAAGCAAGTGCCGATGGCCGTATTCGGACTTATGTCTTTGCAGATGCGGACGCATTAAGCAGTAAAGATTCCACGTTGCACCAGTGGGCAGCGTGGGCAGATAAGAGCTTGGATCCAGAGCTTGTCGATGCCAAGGTGGTCTATCAAACTCCTCACACCGAATTCGACGTCTCGTCTGTGCCTGACGCGTTTAAACCTGCGGTTGGAGTACTGGGACTTACTAACCTTGAGAACTCGTTTGGCATCACGGCGGATTCTGACATCTTTGACCAGCGGGAGATCTCCCGCGATGGCGTGGTCGTGGTGGTACGCCCTGACCAGTACGTCTCGGGCATCTTCCCGCTGCATGACACAGCGGGACTGGAAGATTTCCTCAAGGCATACTTTCCACAGATGACAGGCGCCCAGCAGCCCGAAACGCAGTCTGAGGCTGTGCTGAGCTCTATTTAG
- a CDS encoding AMP-binding protein — protein MALNVSALLTPKGIKEIMFQAKGVAELVPALVNSGIIGAHGLKATAVLPANLARYRLTTARELEQGYATCPERIALIDDTGAISYRQLRNDSRTLAKYLLTLGLDEIHMGVMARNGRGIVTPMAAKGYVGASIYLLNVSSSKEQLAGSIKECGINVLIIDDEFADRMPTELLDDIPVIIGFDTASEGTGTETYEVIEHNYPLMKDIVAHPERVKNVKLPMFPRHGVIVLMSSGTTGIPKGIMRNEPVFPVVVATLMGTIPWRADQKVQITASMFHTWGWAAVNLGLGARNTLVTHRIFNPETVLDDIERYELEGMVSSPVFYKQMIQADPEKKYDTSTLKFIASAGNAVSPQLVKEVQGRFGSILCNAYGSTELALASAATAEQVAQDPTTAGKIASGTKLRILGKDGREKPRGEIGEIFLFNETALIGYTNPNKHVKKNEGLVSIGDLGFIDEDNHLHVVGRADDMIIVGGENVHPQSVIEILEEMPGIKDVHAQGVDDEDTFARVAVWVVRSDDEAGNSLTDDAIRDFVRDNLADHSVPRDVHFRDELPRNPTGKVVPRML, from the coding sequence ATGGCTCTAAATGTTTCAGCACTTCTTACCCCCAAGGGCATTAAGGAAATAATGTTCCAGGCCAAGGGGGTAGCTGAGCTAGTACCAGCGTTGGTGAATTCCGGGATTATCGGAGCTCATGGACTAAAAGCAACTGCGGTACTACCAGCGAACCTGGCGCGTTATCGCCTGACAACTGCGCGCGAATTGGAGCAAGGTTATGCCACCTGCCCCGAACGCATTGCGCTTATCGATGACACCGGGGCTATCTCCTACCGCCAACTTCGCAACGATTCGCGAACCTTGGCGAAGTATTTGCTCACGCTGGGACTCGATGAGATCCACATGGGGGTAATGGCGCGCAATGGCCGCGGCATCGTCACGCCTATGGCGGCGAAAGGCTACGTGGGAGCATCGATTTACCTGCTCAACGTCAGCTCGTCTAAAGAACAGCTTGCCGGATCCATTAAAGAATGCGGCATTAATGTCCTCATCATCGATGATGAATTTGCCGACCGCATGCCCACGGAATTATTAGATGACATCCCGGTCATCATTGGTTTCGACACTGCATCGGAAGGCACTGGCACTGAAACCTATGAGGTCATCGAGCACAACTACCCGTTGATGAAAGACATCGTCGCGCACCCCGAGCGGGTTAAAAACGTGAAACTACCGATGTTTCCACGCCACGGCGTGATCGTCTTAATGTCTTCGGGTACCACGGGCATCCCCAAGGGCATCATGCGCAATGAACCGGTCTTCCCGGTGGTGGTAGCAACGTTGATGGGCACCATTCCCTGGCGTGCGGATCAAAAGGTGCAAATTACCGCATCCATGTTCCACACCTGGGGCTGGGCAGCGGTCAACCTTGGCCTGGGCGCGCGCAATACTTTGGTCACCCACCGCATCTTCAACCCGGAAACCGTCTTAGATGACATCGAGCGCTATGAGCTCGAGGGCATGGTCTCCTCCCCGGTCTTTTACAAGCAGATGATTCAGGCCGACCCGGAGAAAAAATACGACACTTCCACGTTGAAGTTCATCGCCTCTGCCGGCAATGCGGTCTCCCCGCAGCTAGTCAAGGAAGTCCAAGGCCGCTTCGGTTCTATCTTGTGCAATGCCTACGGCTCCACCGAACTCGCGCTGGCCTCGGCGGCAACTGCCGAGCAAGTAGCACAAGACCCCACCACCGCCGGCAAGATTGCCTCGGGCACCAAGCTGCGCATCCTCGGCAAAGATGGCCGGGAAAAGCCGCGCGGGGAAATCGGTGAGATCTTCCTCTTTAATGAAACCGCACTCATTGGCTACACCAACCCGAATAAGCACGTGAAAAAGAATGAGGGGCTTGTCTCCATCGGTGATTTAGGTTTCATCGATGAAGACAACCACCTCCATGTCGTGGGCCGTGCCGATGACATGATCATCGTCGGTGGCGAAAATGTTCACCCACAATCGGTCATTGAAATCTTAGAAGAAATGCCCGGCATCAAAGACGTGCACGCGCAAGGCGTCGACGATGAAGACACCTTCGCGCGCGTGGCAGTCTGGGTAGTCCGCAGCGACGACGAGGCAGGCAATTCGCTTACCGATGACGCCATCCGCGACTTCGTGCGCGACAACCTCGCCGATCACTCCGTTCCGCGCGACGTGCACTTTCGCGATGAACTCCCGCGCAACCCCACCGGCAAGGTTGTCCCGCGCATGCTCTAA
- a CDS encoding GDSL-type esterase/lipase family protein, giving the protein MRNRRLKTLKKLRTLLAAALMALTVIAAPTASAAERNLVAFGDSLIADPSADVYLSTRLTSSTGNGANCPSGYNYAQRTADKLGLPVRDFSCSGAVSMSPGPQISTQVDTALRTGALSPATERVIFTSGFNDTYNNSNLSRQQMRDRFVRTTAPQIERIKQAAPNARIQIVGYPTIGSGDYYCLVHVTSSPSDSTYLPQIRNWEDSAQWMQVDLANATGTEFVDLKGATRNNGMCADAGQRYYAGLIDFTGGSGNLPIHINTRGHEALSHILAGS; this is encoded by the coding sequence ATGAGGAATCGAAGGCTAAAGACATTGAAGAAACTTCGCACATTACTCGCCGCGGCGCTCATGGCGCTGACTGTTATCGCAGCTCCTACCGCCTCGGCGGCCGAGCGAAACCTTGTTGCCTTCGGCGACTCACTGATTGCTGACCCCAGCGCTGACGTTTATTTGTCTACACGTTTGACGTCTTCGACTGGCAACGGTGCCAACTGCCCATCGGGCTATAACTACGCCCAGCGTACGGCAGATAAGCTTGGCCTTCCTGTCCGGGATTTTTCTTGCTCTGGTGCAGTGTCGATGTCCCCAGGGCCACAAATTTCCACCCAGGTTGATACCGCATTGCGCACGGGCGCACTGAGCCCTGCAACCGAGCGCGTCATCTTTACCTCTGGGTTTAATGACACCTATAACAACAGCAACCTATCGCGTCAGCAAATGCGCGATCGCTTTGTGCGCACCACCGCGCCACAGATTGAGCGCATCAAGCAGGCTGCACCGAATGCGCGCATTCAGATTGTTGGTTACCCAACCATCGGCTCCGGCGACTACTACTGCTTGGTCCACGTAACCTCTAGCCCGTCTGATTCCACCTACTTGCCACAGATTCGTAACTGGGAAGACTCTGCGCAGTGGATGCAGGTTGACCTCGCGAACGCCACCGGCACCGAGTTTGTTGACTTAAAGGGTGCAACCCGCAATAACGGCATGTGTGCCGATGCTGGTCAGCGCTACTACGCCGGCCTGATTGATTTCACCGGCGGCAGCGGCAACCTGCCCATCCACATCAACACTCGTGGACATGAGGCCTTGTCCCATATCTTGGCCGGTAGCTAA
- a CDS encoding S-(hydroxymethyl)mycothiol dehydrogenase, protein MSETVTGVIAREKGAEVETVNIVIPEPGPNDVIVKIQACGVCHTDLAYRDGDIEDAFPFLLGHEASGIVETVGEDVTHVQEGDFVIMNWRAVCGECRACKKGDPKYCFNTHNASKKMTLEDGTELTPALGIGAFADKTLVHEGQCTKVDSEADPAAAGLLGCGIMAGLGAAVNTADIQRGESVAVFGLGGVGMAAIAGAKLAGASKIIAVDIDSKKLDWAKEFGATHVIDSSKLSGEGDDSEVVAQIRELTDGFGTDVTIDAVGIMPTWQQAFYSRDHAGRMVMVGVPNLTSRIDIPAIDFYGRGGSLRPAWYGDCLPERDFPTYVDLHLQGRFPLDKFVSERIGINDVEEAFGTMKAGDVLRSVVEI, encoded by the coding sequence ATGAGCGAAACAGTAACTGGAGTAATCGCCCGTGAAAAGGGCGCAGAAGTAGAAACCGTAAACATTGTCATCCCAGAGCCAGGACCTAATGACGTTATCGTCAAAATCCAGGCCTGCGGCGTGTGCCACACAGACTTGGCTTACCGCGATGGCGATATCGAAGATGCCTTCCCATTCTTGCTGGGCCATGAGGCATCCGGCATCGTGGAAACCGTCGGTGAAGATGTCACCCACGTTCAAGAAGGCGACTTTGTCATCATGAACTGGCGCGCCGTGTGCGGCGAGTGCCGTGCATGTAAGAAGGGCGACCCAAAGTACTGCTTTAACACTCACAACGCTTCTAAGAAGATGACCTTGGAAGATGGCACGGAGCTTACTCCAGCGCTGGGCATTGGCGCTTTCGCGGACAAGACCTTAGTCCACGAAGGCCAGTGCACCAAGGTTGACTCGGAAGCAGATCCAGCAGCGGCTGGACTCCTCGGCTGCGGCATCATGGCAGGGCTCGGTGCAGCGGTCAATACCGCTGATATCCAGCGCGGTGAATCCGTCGCCGTCTTTGGCCTGGGCGGCGTGGGCATGGCAGCGATTGCCGGTGCCAAGCTGGCTGGCGCAAGCAAGATTATTGCCGTTGATATTGACTCCAAGAAGTTGGACTGGGCTAAGGAATTTGGGGCAACGCACGTTATTGATTCCTCCAAGTTGTCTGGCGAAGGTGACGACTCTGAGGTAGTCGCGCAGATTCGTGAGCTAACTGATGGCTTCGGTACCGATGTCACCATTGATGCCGTGGGCATTATGCCAACGTGGCAGCAGGCGTTTTACTCCCGCGACCATGCGGGCCGCATGGTGATGGTCGGCGTTCCCAACCTCACCTCACGCATTGATATCCCCGCGATTGATTTCTACGGCCGCGGTGGTTCCCTGCGCCCAGCGTGGTACGGCGACTGTCTGCCAGAGCGTGATTTCCCCACGTACGTCGACCTGCACCTGCAGGGCCGTTTCCCACTGGATAAATTCGTCTCTGAGCGCATTGGCATCAATGATGTGGAAGAAGCCTTTGGCACGATGAAGGCAGGCGACGTCTTGCGCTCGGTCGTGGAGATTTAA